In the genome of Zygosaccharomyces rouxii strain CBS732 chromosome G complete sequence, the window ATATATTTAAAAGACATGGTTTTAATGATGTTAGACAATACTCTTACTatgaaaatggaaaattgacAGTCGATAAATGGATTgataatttgaagaaaaatgtCAAAAAAAATGATGGCAGTCGTCATTGTATTATTTTGCACGCATGCTGTCACAATCCCACAGGAGTTGACCCCACTGTTGAACAATGGCGGAAGATTTTAGATGCGGTCCGTGAATTAGAAATGATACCCATTATCGACATGGCGTATCAAGGGCTTGTATCTGGAAACCCCGCTAAGGACGCCTATGTGCTTCGTATGTGCCTTGATGAATCAAGATACGGGAATTGGCCTCATGGTTTGTTCTTATGTCAATCTTTTGCTAAAAACATGGGTCTCTACGGTGAGAGAGTTGGTTCCCTGAGTGTTGTGGTACCACCTAATCAGCCTGAATCTAAAGGTAATGTAGAATCTCAATTAAAGCAAATTGTCAGAAGTATGTACTCGTCACCTCCTGCTTATGGATGTCGTGTCGCTACTCTGGTTCTCTCCAGtgatgatttcaaaagagaCTGGTATAAAGATGTGGAATCTATGGTACAAAGATTGCTAAACGTTAGACAAGGAATGTACGACAGACTTGGTTGGGAAGgattgataaattttgaacaacAACATGGTATGTTCTTTTATACCGGCCTGAAGCCGCATGCATTAAACCGTTTAAGAGATGAATATTCAATCTATATGACTATGGATGGGAGATTATCCTTAAGTGGCGTCAATGACCA includes:
- the AAT1 gene encoding aspartate transaminase AAT1 (similar to uniprot|Q01802 Saccharomyces cerevisiae YKL106W AAT1 Mitochondrial aspartate aminotransferase catalyzes the conversion of oxaloacetate to aspartate in aspartate and asparagine biosynthesis), with the protein product MSNWLQCSRRCFWNRTNYGTRALSSFDKIPRAPPDKILGLTEQFSKDKNAKKVNLTVGVYKDNQGLVTTFPTVAKAQKILDQDENMNSDLSYLPIIGSPAYRKSTLNFLFRDSCPESGPKLLEQERVSFVQTLSGTGALVVAADLLAQFVSRTVWIPNLSWPNHTNIFKRHGFNDVRQYSYYENGKLTVDKWIDNLKKNVKKNDGSRHCIILHACCHNPTGVDPTVEQWRKILDAVRELEMIPIIDMAYQGLVSGNPAKDAYVLRMCLDESRYGNWPHGLFLCQSFAKNMGLYGERVGSLSVVVPPNQPESKGNVESQLKQIVRSMYSSPPAYGCRVATLVLSSDDFKRDWYKDVESMVQRLLNVRQGMYDRLGWEGLINFEQQHGMFFYTGLKPHALNRLRDEYSIYMTMDGRLSLSGVNDHNIDYVCDAFKAILD